From one Paenibacillus sp. FSL K6-1330 genomic stretch:
- a CDS encoding endonuclease Q family protein — MLQPEKNMSTGQKLQSYYCDMHIHIGRTSSGQAVKISASNNLTFENIAVEASERKGIQMIGIIDCHSPSVQHDILQCLDSGVMQEIDGGGIAYQDTVILLGSEIEIRESGRGAAHVLAYFPDLNTIQEFTAWMAKYMKNVQLSSQRIYVSPRELQQEILDRGGLLIPAHVFTPHKGLYGNMADRMSEVLDLNGIAGIELGLSADSSMAGRISELDAYSFLTNSDAHSLGKIGREYNRIDMAKPSFSEFRQALGTSNGRRISANYGLNPRLGKYHRSYCSGCDSILDEGSDIHELVRCPFCGSTKLVQGVFDRILNIADRKEPVVQESRPAYHYQVPLEFIPGLGKSAMAKLLGAFGTEMKILHQATEAELAAVAGEGLAASIVMARNGTLSLSDGGGGSYGKVLR, encoded by the coding sequence ATGCTGCAGCCTGAAAAGAACATGTCAACCGGGCAGAAGCTTCAGTCCTATTACTGCGACATGCATATTCACATAGGGCGGACAAGCAGCGGACAAGCTGTGAAAATTAGCGCAAGTAACAATTTGACCTTTGAAAATATAGCCGTGGAGGCCTCGGAACGGAAAGGCATCCAAATGATTGGCATCATCGATTGCCATTCTCCTTCGGTACAGCACGATATTCTGCAGTGTTTGGACAGCGGCGTCATGCAGGAGATAGATGGAGGCGGAATTGCTTATCAGGATACGGTGATCCTGCTTGGAAGCGAGATTGAAATTCGCGAAAGCGGCCGTGGTGCAGCCCATGTACTGGCCTATTTCCCTGACCTGAACACCATTCAGGAGTTCACGGCCTGGATGGCAAAATATATGAAGAACGTGCAGCTTAGTTCGCAGCGTATCTATGTCAGCCCCCGTGAGCTGCAGCAGGAGATACTAGACCGCGGCGGGCTGTTGATACCCGCCCATGTCTTTACGCCTCATAAAGGACTGTACGGCAACATGGCGGATCGAATGAGCGAAGTGCTGGACCTGAACGGTATTGCGGGTATAGAGCTTGGGCTCAGTGCCGACTCCTCGATGGCAGGGCGGATAAGCGAACTGGACGCCTACTCCTTTCTGACCAATTCGGATGCGCATTCGCTTGGGAAAATCGGCAGGGAATACAACCGAATCGATATGGCAAAGCCTTCATTTTCTGAATTTCGCCAGGCCCTTGGAACAAGTAACGGTAGACGAATCAGCGCGAACTACGGGCTTAATCCCAGACTCGGAAAATACCATCGTTCTTACTGCAGCGGCTGCGACAGCATACTGGATGAAGGCAGCGATATACATGAATTGGTGCGATGTCCATTCTGCGGCAGTACCAAGCTGGTACAGGGCGTGTTTGATCGAATTCTGAACATCGCGGACCGCAAAGAGCCCGTTGTACAGGAAAGCCGACCGGCATATCACTATCAGGTTCCGCTAGAGTTCATTCCGGGCCTGGGCAAATCGGCGATGGCGAAGCTGCTGGGGGCTTTCGGTACCGAAATGAAAATCCTTCACCAGGCTACGGAAGCGGAGCTTGCCGCTGTTGCGGGAGAGGGGCTTGCTGCAAGCATTGTGATGGCCCGAAACGGTACATTGTCCTTATCGGATGGCGGCGGAGGCTCTTACGGAAAGGTTCTCCGGTAA
- the spoIIM gene encoding stage II sporulation protein M — translation MQSFRQAFKDQTMLYVFVGVLFLVGVLFGALMVNALSLEQQQEMARYLNHFFVNVQDGGETMSQSSYWSIAALHLKWIGLIWILGLSVIGLPGILILDFLKGVLIGFTVGYLVGQYSWKGLLFALVSIAPQNLLIIPVLMMCSVAAITFSLYIIRDRFIMNRGGSMVKPFASYAMLTFFMVLLTLGVASFETWVTPAMMRWVTPMLL, via the coding sequence ATGCAATCATTCCGCCAAGCCTTTAAGGATCAGACCATGCTCTATGTATTCGTAGGCGTCTTGTTTTTAGTTGGGGTGCTGTTTGGAGCGTTAATGGTCAATGCACTTTCATTAGAGCAGCAGCAAGAAATGGCCCGATATTTAAACCACTTTTTTGTAAACGTGCAGGATGGTGGAGAAACCATGAGTCAGTCTTCTTACTGGAGCATCGCAGCCCTTCATCTGAAATGGATTGGTTTGATATGGATTCTGGGATTATCCGTCATCGGGCTTCCGGGAATATTGATATTGGACTTCTTAAAAGGAGTGCTTATTGGGTTTACGGTCGGTTACTTGGTCGGACAGTATTCTTGGAAAGGCCTGCTGTTCGCCCTGGTGTCGATTGCACCGCAAAATTTGCTCATCATCCCCGTGCTCATGATGTGCAGTGTAGCGGCGATAACCTTCTCTCTATACATCATCAGGGACCGATTTATTATGAATCGGGGCGGGAGCATGGTAAAGCCCTTTGCTTCGTATGCGATGCTGACCTTTTTCATGGTCCTGTTAACGCTCGGAGTCGCTTCATTTGAAACCTGGGTAACCCCGGCCATGATGCGCTGGGTCACGCCAATGTTGCTATAA
- a CDS encoding Fur family transcriptional regulator — translation MEARIDKIKQQLQSQGYKLTPQREATVSVLLENEDDHLSAEDVFMLVKEKAPEIGLATVYRTLELLSELHVVEKINFGDGVARYDLRTDTSKHHHHHLICTQCGSMDEIREDWLGPLEERLEREFNFTVHDHRLDFHGICYRCKEKGKNDQDKS, via the coding sequence ATGGAAGCGCGGATCGACAAAATTAAGCAGCAGCTACAATCCCAAGGATACAAATTAACGCCCCAACGGGAAGCCACGGTAAGCGTATTGTTGGAAAATGAAGACGACCACCTTAGCGCAGAGGATGTATTTATGCTCGTGAAAGAGAAGGCTCCGGAGATCGGTCTGGCAACCGTGTACCGTACCCTAGAGCTGCTCAGTGAGCTTCATGTTGTCGAGAAGATAAATTTTGGCGATGGTGTCGCCCGTTATGACTTGCGGACGGATACTTCGAAGCATCACCATCATCATTTGATATGTACTCAATGTGGAAGCATGGATGAAATACGCGAGGATTGGCTCGGTCCATTGGAAGAGCGGTTAGAGCGAGAGTTCAACTTTACCGTTCATGACCATCGGCTTGATTTCCATGGTATATGCTACCGTTGCAAAGAGAAGGGCAAGAATGACCAGGACAAATCATAA
- a CDS encoding YqzK family protein, translated as MIISIRKIGSLIRFITMFAVLTMFFYFVLGWVGDWLTPMDPYRAPSGQAVKAFQPESTMDSRYSPAERLRLYYWYGE; from the coding sequence GTGATTATATCGATCCGAAAAATAGGCTCATTGATCCGATTTATTACGATGTTTGCCGTTCTGACGATGTTTTTTTACTTCGTGCTGGGATGGGTGGGAGATTGGCTGACCCCAATGGATCCTTACCGTGCACCTTCCGGTCAAGCGGTTAAGGCTTTTCAGCCTGAAAGCACCATGGACTCCCGATATTCGCCGGCGGAACGTCTGCGATTGTACTACTGGTATGGGGAGTGA
- a CDS encoding site-specific tyrosine recombinase: MKQYLDEYVTYLEDVKGLSRSTIESYRADLQAFMAFAAERDVIHPQEVTRTMLGLYMGRLRQQGKAASSLLRCTASLRSFFQYLVRQAVIGLDPTQLLENPKPERKPPKSLTVEQVDKLLSAPDSGTPQGARDKAMLELLYASGIKVSELVNLSTHDINMDMRFLRCAVSGGKERILPITQIAAESVAFYMQDMRDKLIRDADEDALFLNSLGTRLTRQGFWKIIKKYGKLAEIDEEITPHTLRHSFAIHLLQNGADLRSVQEMLGHSALSTTGIYQSTKKSMKEVYDHYHPRS; this comes from the coding sequence ATGAAACAATATCTGGACGAATATGTAACCTATCTGGAAGACGTGAAGGGACTATCCCGAAGTACGATTGAATCATACCGGGCCGACTTACAAGCCTTCATGGCTTTTGCCGCGGAAAGAGACGTTATCCATCCGCAGGAAGTTACACGAACAATGCTTGGATTATACATGGGCAGACTGAGGCAGCAGGGCAAGGCGGCGTCGAGCCTGCTTCGCTGCACGGCGTCCTTGCGTTCCTTTTTTCAATATTTGGTGCGTCAAGCCGTTATAGGATTAGATCCGACCCAGTTGCTAGAAAATCCGAAGCCGGAACGGAAGCCGCCTAAGTCGCTAACCGTTGAGCAGGTGGACAAGCTGCTGTCGGCCCCGGATTCCGGAACCCCTCAGGGGGCCCGGGACAAAGCGATGCTGGAGCTGCTGTATGCTTCAGGCATCAAGGTGTCGGAACTGGTGAACTTGAGCACGCATGACATCAACATGGATATGCGCTTCCTGCGCTGTGCCGTTTCCGGAGGGAAGGAGCGAATTCTTCCGATTACCCAGATCGCAGCCGAGAGCGTGGCTTTTTATATGCAAGATATGCGGGACAAGCTGATTCGAGATGCTGATGAGGATGCATTATTCCTGAATTCACTCGGTACGCGCTTGACACGGCAGGGATTTTGGAAAATTATTAAAAAGTATGGCAAGCTGGCCGAAATCGATGAGGAGATCACGCCGCATACCCTTCGTCATTCGTTTGCCATTCATTTGCTGCAGAATGGTGCCGACTTACGTTCGGTTCAAGAGATGCTGGGTCACTCGGCATTATCCACCACCGGCATATATCAATCCACCAAGAAAAGCATGAAGGAAGTATACGATCATTATCACCCGAGATCTTAG
- a CDS encoding purine-nucleoside phosphorylase: MSSIHQQSIKEAAAYIRGQKGVEPEVGLILGSGLGVLAELIENPVSIPYTDIPHFPVSTVEGHEGELLLGTIHNRPVVLMKGRFHMYEGYGPEVTAFPVRVMKELGVKSLLVTNAAGGINTSFEPGDLMLISDHLNMTGTNPLIGPNDPDLGVRFPDMSQAYSRQLRQLAKEVAVGQGVALREGVYAGLLGPTYETPAEIVMLRTLGADAVGMSTVSEVIVARHAGLEVLGISCISNMAAGILDQPLSHDEVMETAEKVREKFLALVMAIIPKM; this comes from the coding sequence ATGAGTTCAATTCATCAACAAAGCATTAAGGAAGCAGCGGCATACATACGCGGGCAGAAGGGTGTCGAGCCCGAGGTCGGCCTGATTTTAGGTTCAGGACTCGGCGTGCTGGCCGAACTGATTGAGAATCCGGTCTCGATCCCGTACACGGACATTCCTCATTTTCCCGTATCGACTGTAGAAGGCCATGAAGGAGAATTGCTGCTGGGCACCATTCACAATCGACCTGTCGTTCTGATGAAGGGCCGGTTCCATATGTATGAAGGCTATGGTCCGGAAGTGACTGCTTTCCCGGTGCGCGTCATGAAAGAGCTGGGTGTGAAGAGTCTGCTCGTTACCAATGCGGCCGGCGGCATCAACACGTCCTTCGAGCCGGGTGATCTCATGCTGATCTCCGATCATCTGAACATGACAGGAACCAACCCGTTAATCGGGCCGAATGATCCGGATCTGGGCGTGCGATTCCCGGATATGTCCCAGGCTTACAGCCGTCAGCTTCGCCAATTGGCAAAAGAAGTTGCCGTGGGTCAAGGCGTTGCGCTGAGGGAAGGCGTCTATGCAGGTCTGCTTGGACCAACCTATGAGACACCTGCCGAGATCGTCATGCTGCGTACGCTAGGTGCGGATGCGGTTGGTATGTCCACCGTGTCTGAGGTCATTGTGGCCAGACATGCCGGCCTTGAAGTGCTGGGCATCTCTTGCATCAGCAACATGGCAGCCGGCATATTGGATCAACCGCTATCCCATGACGAGGTTATGGAGACAGCGGAGAAGGTCCGGGAGAAATTCCTTGCGCTTGTCATGGCCATTATCCCAAAAATGTAA
- a CDS encoding transposase, with protein sequence MREKLRSEEGYALSVRRMVEPESVFGQLMNNRGFRRFLLRGLTKVSLEVGWLSLGHNLLKQEATDQKARNGGARR encoded by the coding sequence GTGAGAGAGAAACTTCGAAGTGAGGAAGGCTATGCGTTGTCGGTGCGGCGAATGGTCGAACCGGAGAGTGTGTTTGGGCAGTTGATGAATAACCGGGGATTCCGGCGATTTCTGCTTCGAGGACTGACGAAAGTGAGCCTAGAGGTCGGATGGCTTTCGCTTGGCCATAATCTGCTCAAGCAAGAGGCAACGGACCAAAAAGCAAGAAATGGCGGTGCAAGGAGATAA
- a CDS encoding transposase: MKVRKRMVSGYEIRKRHYRSVSCEGCSFKAACTKAQGNRENQRKSQVSSLQAASERETSK; the protein is encoded by the coding sequence ATGAAAGTAAGGAAACGGATGGTAAGCGGATATGAAATACGGAAGCGACACTACCGAAGCGTGAGTTGCGAAGGGTGTTCATTCAAAGCTGCTTGCACGAAAGCTCAAGGGAACCGGGAAAATCAGCGTAAGTCTCAGGTATCTTCGTTACAAGCAGCAAGTGAGAGAGAAACTTCGAAGTGA
- a CDS encoding transposase, with protein MKDTIKYVGLDVSKENIAVSVADPGREGARYLGTIPHTEYHILKVLRKLGQPNELSVCYEAGPTGYPLVRLLTAHGYDCIVIAPSLMPSRPGERVKRIVGIRCVWHNYFEQVN; from the coding sequence ATGAAGGATACCATAAAATACGTAGGCTTAGACGTGTCGAAGGAAAATATTGCTGTATCTGTAGCTGATCCAGGAAGAGAAGGCGCTCGGTATTTGGGCACGATTCCTCATACCGAGTATCACATCTTGAAAGTATTGAGGAAGTTAGGCCAACCCAATGAATTAAGCGTTTGTTACGAGGCAGGTCCAACAGGATATCCTTTAGTTCGTTTGCTAACTGCACATGGATATGACTGCATTGTTATCGCCCCATCACTTATGCCTAGTCGTCCAGGAGAACGGGTAAAACGGATCGTAGGGATTCGATGCGTCTGGCACAATTACTTCGAGCAGGTGAATTAA
- a CDS encoding IS110 family transposase, with protein MRLAQLLRAGELTRVHVPTPEEEALRDLVRMREDVKEDRARIRQRIGKFLLRHQIAPKEPLRRWTAKYRLWLGRIPFESASQRLVLQEMLHQMDENEERLKRLEAAIHEEATEGHHAPLIQALQTLRGVAETTATGIVAEVCSFTRFGNAKAFMGYTGLVPREYSSGQSRWQGNITKSGNTHLRRLLVESAWSYRYKPALQGELKKRQQGKSPEIQAISWKAQHRLHRKYTKMLSKGKPSGKAVVAVARELSGFIWSIARELEEKRINR; from the coding sequence ATGCGTCTGGCACAATTACTTCGAGCAGGTGAATTAACACGTGTGCATGTACCTACTCCAGAGGAAGAAGCGCTTCGTGATTTGGTACGAATGCGTGAAGATGTTAAGGAAGACCGAGCTCGAATCCGGCAGCGGATCGGGAAGTTTCTCCTTCGTCATCAGATTGCACCTAAAGAGCCACTTCGCCGCTGGACGGCTAAATACCGGTTATGGTTAGGACGTATTCCATTCGAGTCCGCTTCTCAACGTTTGGTTCTGCAGGAAATGCTGCATCAGATGGATGAAAATGAAGAACGTCTGAAGCGTTTGGAAGCAGCCATTCACGAAGAAGCCACGGAAGGGCACCACGCCCCCTTAATACAAGCCCTTCAAACCTTACGTGGAGTAGCTGAAACGACAGCAACAGGAATCGTAGCGGAAGTGTGTTCATTTACCCGGTTTGGTAATGCGAAGGCTTTCATGGGGTACACAGGTTTGGTGCCGAGGGAATACTCAAGTGGCCAAAGCCGATGGCAGGGAAACATTACGAAATCGGGGAATACGCACCTTCGTCGTTTATTGGTCGAATCCGCTTGGAGTTACCGCTATAAACCTGCGCTACAAGGAGAGTTAAAGAAACGTCAACAAGGAAAATCTCCTGAAATTCAGGCCATATCCTGGAAGGCACAGCATCGACTACATCGAAAATACACGAAAATGCTGTCAAAGGGTAAGCCTAGTGGCAAAGCAGTTGTGGCCGTGGCGCGTGAACTAAGTGGATTTATTTGGTCGATTGCCCGAGAACTTGAAGAGAAAAGGATAAATAGGTGA
- a CDS encoding D-alanyl-D-alanine carboxypeptidase family protein yields the protein MKKALIAGFLVLFVGLSSVAVPSYAENSKPGEGSSQEELAPGARSAILLDADTGTIIYEKNSHDKLPPASITKIMTMLLTMEAIDEGQLQWTDKVRTSEYAASMGGSQIFLEPGEEMTVDEMLKGIAMASGNDASVAVAEKIAGSEEAFVKLMNEKAAELGMKDTHFVNCNGLPAENHYTSAHDIAVMSRELLKYDQITKYTGAYQDYLRKDSDKPFWLVNTNKLVRFYTGADGLKTGYTSEAKFCLSATAKRDGLRAVAVVMGALDTKTRNNEVSRMFDYAFSQYSMHSIYKPGEVLGIVKVQKGTVPEISIQADKDYSVLVKKGVKSPDIRHEIQMEPNLKAPVAAGQVVGKLTVYQGERVVKEFELTSPVEVKKAGFWKLFKRTTGKLFHVDS from the coding sequence GTGAAAAAAGCGTTAATAGCTGGATTTCTGGTTCTATTTGTAGGGTTGTCCAGTGTAGCTGTACCAAGTTATGCAGAAAATAGCAAACCCGGCGAAGGATCATCTCAAGAGGAACTGGCACCAGGTGCTCGTTCTGCTATATTGCTGGATGCGGATACCGGAACCATTATTTACGAGAAAAACAGCCATGATAAGCTGCCTCCGGCGAGCATCACCAAGATCATGACGATGTTGCTTACGATGGAGGCCATCGACGAAGGACAATTGCAGTGGACGGATAAGGTGCGTACCAGCGAATATGCGGCCTCCATGGGCGGATCCCAGATCTTTCTTGAGCCTGGTGAAGAAATGACGGTGGATGAGATGCTCAAAGGCATTGCCATGGCATCAGGCAATGATGCTTCCGTCGCAGTGGCGGAGAAAATTGCCGGCTCGGAGGAAGCCTTTGTGAAGCTGATGAATGAGAAAGCAGCCGAGCTGGGAATGAAGGATACACATTTTGTGAACTGCAACGGCCTTCCTGCTGAGAATCATTATACTTCGGCCCACGACATTGCGGTCATGAGCCGGGAGCTGCTGAAATACGACCAGATCACCAAATATACGGGCGCCTATCAAGATTATTTGCGTAAAGATTCGGACAAACCGTTCTGGCTGGTCAATACGAACAAGCTGGTTCGATTCTACACTGGTGCTGACGGATTGAAAACCGGATACACGTCAGAGGCCAAATTCTGTTTATCGGCAACGGCCAAACGGGACGGACTGCGCGCTGTTGCTGTTGTGATGGGAGCTCTGGATACGAAGACGCGGAATAATGAAGTATCTCGCATGTTTGACTATGCCTTTTCCCAGTATTCGATGCATTCCATCTATAAACCGGGTGAAGTGTTAGGTATCGTGAAGGTCCAGAAGGGAACCGTGCCCGAGATCTCGATTCAAGCGGATAAAGATTACAGCGTGCTGGTTAAGAAGGGCGTAAAGAGTCCGGATATCCGTCATGAAATTCAGATGGAACCGAATTTGAAGGCGCCGGTAGCCGCCGGACAAGTTGTCGGCAAGCTAACCGTCTATCAAGGTGAACGCGTGGTGAAGGAGTTCGAGCTGACATCTCCTGTCGAGGTGAAGAAGGCCGGGTTCTGGAAGCTGTTCAAGCGGACAACCGGCAAGTTGTTTCATGTAGATTCATAG
- the spoIIAA gene encoding anti-sigma F factor antagonist, with protein sequence MNLHVDMEHHRHVLIVRLSGELDHHTADHVRMQLDEAIQRRQTEHLVLSLKDLDFMDSSGLGVILGRYKFIKQKGGKMAVCDVKPQVYRLLEMSGLFKIMPIYENEGTALSGLEVVS encoded by the coding sequence ATGAATCTGCATGTTGATATGGAGCATCACAGGCATGTACTGATCGTCCGACTGTCCGGGGAACTGGATCATCATACGGCCGATCATGTCCGGATGCAGCTGGATGAAGCTATTCAGAGACGTCAAACAGAGCACTTGGTACTGAGCTTAAAGGACTTGGACTTTATGGACAGCTCAGGACTTGGGGTCATCCTGGGACGCTATAAATTCATCAAGCAAAAGGGCGGAAAGATGGCGGTATGCGATGTCAAGCCGCAGGTTTACCGCTTGCTTGAAATGTCGGGGCTGTTCAAGATCATGCCGATATATGAGAACGAGGGCACGGCACTCTCGGGTTTGGAGGTAGTGTCATGA
- the spoIIAB gene encoding anti-sigma F factor: MSEGKAQHNFMTLQFAAKSENESFARVAVAAFISQMDPNMDELSDLKTVVSEAVTNSIIHGYDSDSEGIVRIEASIDGDMITLCIEDSGHGIEDLEMAKQPLYTSKPELERSGMGFTIMENFMDEFEVVSEPGNGTSIKMKKRIESKKALYN, translated from the coding sequence ATGAGTGAAGGAAAAGCACAGCATAATTTTATGACTCTGCAGTTTGCCGCAAAGTCGGAAAACGAATCCTTTGCCCGTGTCGCCGTGGCTGCGTTCATCTCCCAGATGGATCCCAACATGGATGAGCTGAGTGATCTCAAAACGGTGGTCTCCGAAGCGGTCACAAACAGCATTATCCACGGGTACGATAGTGATTCGGAAGGGATTGTCAGGATTGAAGCCTCCATAGACGGGGATATGATTACGCTGTGCATTGAAGATTCCGGCCACGGGATCGAAGACTTGGAAATGGCCAAGCAGCCGCTCTATACATCAAAGCCAGAGCTGGAGCGATCCGGTATGGGATTCACCATCATGGAAAATTTCATGGACGAATTTGAAGTGGTCAGCGAACCAGGCAACGGTACGTCGATCAAAATGAAAAAGAGGATCGAATCTAAGAAAGCTTTATATAATTAG
- the sigF gene encoding RNA polymerase sporulation sigma factor SigF, translating into MDADVKKTSQTYLDDAEVKRLIALSQSGDNVARDTLVNCNIRLVWSVVQRFMNRGYEPDDLFQIGCIGLLKSVDKFDLSYDVKFSTYAVPMIIGEIQRFLRDDGTLKVSRSLKEMANKVRKKRDELSKQLDRLPTVKEVAEELGVTPEEVVFAQEANKPPTSIHETVFENDGDPITLMDQIADESQERWFDKLALNEAIGGLTERERLIVYLRYYRDQTQSEVASRLGISQVQVSRLEKKILQSIRNEIAQ; encoded by the coding sequence ATGGATGCCGATGTGAAGAAAACTTCGCAGACTTATTTGGACGACGCGGAGGTCAAACGACTCATTGCACTTAGCCAAAGCGGGGATAATGTCGCCCGGGACACGCTCGTCAACTGTAATATTCGTCTTGTCTGGTCTGTCGTTCAGCGGTTTATGAACCGGGGGTATGAGCCTGATGATCTGTTTCAGATCGGCTGTATCGGTCTCCTCAAATCCGTGGACAAGTTCGATCTCAGTTATGACGTAAAGTTCTCGACCTATGCCGTACCGATGATCATCGGAGAAATTCAGCGTTTCTTAAGAGATGACGGGACCCTCAAGGTCAGCCGATCGCTTAAGGAAATGGCCAACAAAGTCAGGAAGAAGCGGGACGAGCTGTCCAAGCAGCTCGATCGTCTTCCAACGGTGAAAGAGGTTGCCGAAGAGCTTGGGGTAACCCCCGAGGAAGTGGTGTTTGCCCAGGAGGCGAATAAACCGCCAACCTCGATTCATGAGACCGTATTTGAAAATGACGGGGATCCCATAACGCTAATGGATCAGATAGCTGATGAATCGCAAGAACGATGGTTCGACAAGCTGGCCTTGAATGAAGCAATAGGTGGCTTGACCGAACGGGAGCGGCTCATTGTTTATCTGCGGTATTACCGGGATCAGACGCAGTCGGAAGTTGCCAGCCGGCTGGGCATATCCCAGGTGCAGGTATCGCGACTTGAGAAAAAAATATTGCAGAGCATACGGAACGAGATCGCGCAGTAG
- a CDS encoding stage V sporulation protein AA, whose protein sequence is MKVNPTPTVFLQLRSRIRLPRDQTVKLGDVAFIVCEPEWERRLRALPLTQPKDIDGNRLVMDLIQIIPKIQALIPGAHIEPMGNHHTLVELVGPESKRSKLWFPLIWLLLFFGSALTIMNFHADVNMLEVQIRIVEMVTGKRDEHPYLFQIAYSLGLGFGMTVFFNHLFKKKWNEEPTPLEVEMYLYQENLDQFVVAEEYRKMNAGADTTGKEP, encoded by the coding sequence ATGAAGGTTAATCCCACTCCGACGGTGTTTCTGCAGCTAAGGAGCCGCATACGGTTACCAAGAGACCAGACCGTCAAACTAGGTGATGTCGCCTTCATTGTCTGCGAACCCGAATGGGAGAGACGGCTTAGAGCCCTGCCGCTTACGCAGCCGAAGGATATCGATGGCAACCGCCTTGTCATGGATCTGATTCAAATCATCCCGAAGATTCAAGCCTTGATTCCGGGTGCCCATATCGAACCGATGGGAAACCATCATACCCTGGTGGAGCTTGTCGGTCCAGAGAGCAAGCGATCAAAATTGTGGTTCCCGCTCATTTGGCTGCTCTTGTTTTTCGGTTCGGCTCTGACCATTATGAATTTCCATGCCGACGTCAACATGCTCGAGGTACAGATCCGAATCGTCGAAATGGTGACGGGGAAAAGAGACGAGCATCCCTATTTGTTCCAGATTGCATACTCGCTGGGGCTCGGATTCGGCATGACGGTGTTCTTCAATCATTTGTTCAAGAAAAAATGGAATGAAGAACCGACACCGCTTGAGGTGGAAATGTACCTCTATCAGGAAAATCTGGATCAGTTCGTGGTCGCCGAAGAATATCGGAAAATGAACGCCGGAGCCGATACGACAGGTAAGGAACCATGA
- a CDS encoding stage V sporulation protein AB, translated as MMLSILQGIFTCVLGVAGGIAVGGGVIALIIVLDIIPRLSQLTATYSRVHWYEGALIAGSFIGTVADFWRWSVPLGPVVSTVIGLMCGIFIGMLAAALTEVLNVLPILAKRLRLTGYLFGLLMAMVAGKVAGSLFDWFVYNK; from the coding sequence ATGATGTTGTCCATTCTGCAAGGGATATTCACCTGTGTTCTTGGCGTAGCTGGGGGCATCGCCGTCGGCGGGGGAGTCATTGCGCTCATCATCGTGCTGGACATCATCCCGAGATTGTCCCAACTGACGGCAACTTATAGCCGGGTCCATTGGTATGAAGGGGCTTTAATAGCGGGATCTTTTATCGGCACGGTGGCCGATTTCTGGAGATGGTCCGTTCCATTGGGACCGGTTGTGAGTACCGTGATCGGATTGATGTGCGGGATTTTCATCGGCATGCTGGCAGCGGCATTGACGGAAGTATTGAACGTATTGCCGATTCTGGCCAAGCGGCTCCGGTTGACGGGGTATTTGTTTGGTCTTCTTATGGCGATGGTGGCAGGCAAGGTGGCGGGCTCTCTGTTCGACTGGTTTGTTTACAACAAGTGA